From the genome of Medicago truncatula cultivar Jemalong A17 chromosome 2, MtrunA17r5.0-ANR, whole genome shotgun sequence:
tttgcaaggactaaaaccaaaaaaatatttttatagggactaaaaccaaaacgcaagatatttgcagggaccatttccatatttaagctAAATATTAATTACCTTTTGCAAATGAGCATAGATTTCTTTTTTGTGTATACATTTTATAAGCAAGttgcataaaataaaaagtgagagATAGAGGTATACACTTATAGTATCATATACACTTTTCCTTCTAATTCGAGATAATTTCCTTCTGAATAGATTCAGCCTccgtttggtttggcttttgcaaagtcagaatcaattctggagcatttcaaaagcaattctgcaatatttaacatgtttggtttggcttttcaaaatagcttttatcctccaaaagcaattctagttgaagctacaattcctagcttcttactttcctagaatcaattctacaccctcaattctattaattccatcCCTGCcctcattaatttttctaacCCTTCTCCAACcgaattttttctttctgcagtcttattaaaataaatgttggtgaagagaataacatttattttctaaagtttaaatatattttttctttctttctaggtAAGTATTATTTGGTAGATTCTGGCTATCCAACACCAATAGGGTACATTGGTCCATATAGATGTGAACGATATCATCTTCCTGAATTTAGACGTTCTAACGGATTCGCAAATCATAATGaagtatttaattattatcacTCTAGTTTAAGGTGCACAATAGAAAGAACTTTTGGGGTATGGAAGAACAGATTTGCAATCCTACGTCGAATGCCTAAGTTTAAATTTGAGACTCAAGTTCAAATAGTTGTCGCAACAATGGCTATACACAACTTTATCCGAAGGAAGGCAGAAAATGATATGGATTTTAATGTTTATGAAGATGAAAGCACAGTCATTCATCATGATGATAGCTCATCTAACTTGGATCAATCACAAGTTTTAAATGTAGTTTCGTCGTCAGAGATGGATCGCGTTCGAAACATAATCCGCAATGAAATTATTGAGCACAGgcaaaataattagtattgtactttaaattattatatcaatattttagtactataatacacattatgttagttttgtaataatattttaatactctattgcactttaaattctattatctatttgtaatttttattttcatgatgtTAGTATTGTAAtaccttatattttaggactatattgcacttaattatcttaatttagtaatttctatttatttatatttaactatgtctattttggtaattatacattcaaaagtaattttgatcaaaactatccaaacaacaatcattctgtttaatcaattctgcattattgcatccaaacataaatcaattctgtcagaatcaattctgtcaaaatcaattctttcagaatcaattctgtcagaatcaattctacacacctcagaaccaaacacacactcaCTTTCACTTGGATTCAAATTTCGTCTATAACATTTgcaatttgaataaattagttGATATCTAACATACACACACAAATTCTCTCATGACATATTTATGTAAAACTTTTAACATAATTTAGTCCATGATTTACTACTAGATccataacaaaaacaaagcaaaaacataacatttcaGCTTTACAATAACTTATAAGGCTTACATACAAGACCAAAGAGAGTACAATGTATATGCCTTGTAACACAGCCCTTAAACCTATCATTGCAAAACTACCTAGGAGTGTCTTCTTGGACCATAAAACCAATACAAAAGTGcaacattttctttcttcacaATCCTCACATAATGGAACATCCACTTGCATTTTCATCACTAAATAACTCAAAAGGAACCAACGGTCCAGATTGAACCTGATAACTACCATATTGATCAACAAAGCTAGTAGGACACGTGTAGGGTGAAGATGGAACATAATAAGAAGGATCACCAACTCTTCCCGTAGGATACAATCTATTGTAAGCTGATGACATATAAACCATTGAAGGGTAATAACCAGTTTCTGATGGATACAAGATTGATTGCTGACGTGTAGGGCTGAGATTCACTTGGTGGGCCATAGTCTGACCAAGATTCTGAAATTGGAATCCACTGTGTGCTGGTCCACTCTTAGCTACTGTAGTCAAACCATCActtccatttccatttccaccacattcatctttctttttcttcttcttcttcttcttattattatcaGAACCACCTCCACCACTCACCGGTGGAACATGGTTGCCGGCCGGTGACTTTTCCGGCAACTCTCCGGCGtcagtttttgattttttgttcttgtttttacCTTCATTTTCACACTTGGTAACACTTTCAGTTCCCTTGTTTTGCAAGCTTTGTACTTCTGTTGGTTCATTCTGatccttcttctttttcttctctttgccgGAGCTTTTTCCCTTCCCGTCAAGATTCTCCGGCCAAATCTCAGCGTACTTTCCAGCTTTGACCAGCTTCCTTAAAAGGGTCTCAACACCAACATTTCCAGTTACTGttactttttgttgttgtgaatcaATTGTTGCCGTGAAAACACCTTCATAGTTTTGCATggtaaaagaagaaagaagaatgcTAAGTAAGAGTAAACCTAAaaagatttgaaatttgaagctAGTAAGAGTAAAAGTACCATCAATGCGCTTTAAAACTTTCTTTACTTTCTTTCTGCAACCTTCACAGTGGATAGAAACTTTCAAGAACCATGTCTGAAAATATCATAAGAGAAAAAAACTAAGTGCATGTTTCAAAAGAAATCACAGTGAAAATTCCACCATGAAGCATAAATatcatgtgtgtgtgtgtgtaacaTTTCTTAAATGTGTGTACAGCTTAGGAAACAAAATGAATGCATATAGAATTAGTATACCTGATATTTCAAAGGTTCTGAAGAGGGTTTTGGTTTTGCATCCATTAGAGAGAGGGAAGTGGGAGTAGAATTGAAGAGTTGAAAGCAGAGAGTGAATGTGGGGGGCTTAatgagaaaagaagagaaaatgcCAAAAATGTACTTGGGTTGGGAGGATATGCACTGTGTGGGGGAACAAAGTGAACAGGCATGGATTGAAGTATAATGTGACAATGACATAAGGGCACTACGCTGCTTCATTATTTTCCCTTCAATTTAATTCAATATCACTCTTCTAGTAAATTAGTAATAGTTTTACTTTTACCTTGCTTAATTTTCCTTTTACTCACTTGGTTAATGTTTTGGGTATAAATTTGCACATTAcaacatttgtatttatttcTTCCGTCCCAAATGATATatcctttttcttttaacaaacaaaaatggtatatataaacaaaatgaGGAAATCTCCGAAACAAAAGGTGGCCTAAGAAATTCCTAAAGAAATATCCAAACAATGTTACACAACAGTTACCCAATGCCCAAAAACAAAGTTTATGTTACTAGCCTTCAACCACCATAAAGAATAGTgttttactttatctaacaactTATCCATGGAACTTTTAACAttagaccatttacaatggcaaaatatattcaaaaaccctcaacatccactttttcaattcctaacactccacatcattttctctctcttaattcaacaccttttcaatttttacctctccaatggttttttcattcaacaccctaccccaccacattttatttcttattcttatttaattttatatttttttttaataattacataaaattacaattatcgattataattaaattaaaatgaagaaacacttaacaattttttttttttttttgtaaaaacaaaatttatttaaataatttatttttattttcttaacataaataaaatgcaatacaacaaactaaataaacactaaaacttcaaaagaaaggcTAATAcaaagctaataataagattaagagagtgaaaaacttgattttttttctgtgtccaaatcaaatgatccaagtctctatttatagaggaaaaaaaaattacgaattttggttaaaaaaaaataaatttttttttttatttgcaatgaaataattgggtccaaattattaagaagataaaaatccgAGCAGCCAATCAGCGCGCGCCAAGTGTCTTCGTGGGCCAggcattcaacatgttgaattgttTCAACACTTCCCTCCTCCAACTCACTTTTTCCCATTTCAACACCCCCCACCTACAATGGTTCAACAAgggttcaacatgttgaatggcAAATTCAACAtgccattgtaaatggtcttagTAAACAATCTATTGTTACGATCATTCCATATAGTCCAGGCACAGAGTAACCAAACTAGCTGCATGAAAGAACGTCGTGCCTACGAACCATCCGTTGAGTGAATAAACTGATACAAGTGGTCTGAGATACTAAAAGGATCTGGTCCTGACACACCAAGCTAAGACCGCACCGCATGCCATAACAAACCGTAAAAATCACAAGATAAGAATAAATGTTGATATGTTTCCATTTGTGCGCACCCTACTAGACAACCCCCGCATCCACGTTTGAGATAATATGCGATCCAGCAGATTTGACCTTCCAAATGATATATCCTTTTAacaatttc
Proteins encoded in this window:
- the LOC25488135 gene encoding heavy metal-associated isoprenylated plant protein 35, whose product is MDAKPKPSSEPLKYQTWFLKVSIHCEGCRKKVKKVLKRIDGVFTATIDSQQQKVTVTGNVGVETLLRKLVKAGKYAEIWPENLDGKGKSSGKEKKKKKDQNEPTEVQSLQNKGTESVTKCENEGKNKNKKSKTDAGELPEKSPAGNHVPPVSGGGGSDNNKKKKKKKKKDECGGNGNGSDGLTTVAKSGPAHSGFQFQNLGQTMAHQVNLSPTRQQSILYPSETGYYPSMVYMSSAYNRLYPTGRVGDPSYYVPSSPYTCPTSFVDQYGSYQVQSGPLVPFELFSDENASGCSIM